The proteins below are encoded in one region of Lactuca sativa cultivar Salinas chromosome 3, Lsat_Salinas_v11, whole genome shotgun sequence:
- the LOC111917259 gene encoding uncharacterized protein LOC111917259: MEKIQHKMVAVNGINMHVAELGTGPTILFIHGFPELWYTWRHQILYLASHGYRAVAPDLRGYGDTTGAPVSDPTLFTTLHVVGDLVALIHTVAAPGEDKVFVVGHDWGAMIAWALCLYRPDKVKALVNMSVPFSPRNPKFKPIDGLRALYGNDYYIIRFQEPGEIEGEFAVWGTDRVLNDFFNYRKPAPLFLPKGIGFGTSPDDPIILPSWMSKEDLEYYTSKYEKTGFTGGLNYYRALNLNWELTGPWTGAQVKVPVKFIVGDLDLTYNSMGARDYIEKGGFKKDVPLLDDVTVLQGVGHFLHEEKPEEISKHIHQFVSSYI; the protein is encoded by the exons ATGGAGAAGATCCAACACAAGATGGTAGCAGTGAACGGCATAAACATGCATGTAGCAGAGCTTGGCACAGGCCCAACCATCCTCTTCATCCATGGCTTCCCAGAGCTCTGGTACACCTGGCGCCACCAGATTCTCTATCTCGCCTCACATGGTTACCGTGCTGTGGCACCCGATCTCCGTGGTTACGGTGACACCACTGGTGCCCCTGTCTCCGATCCCACCTTGTTCACTACCCTTCATGTGGTTGGAGATCTGGTGGCGCTCATCCACACTGTGGCTGCTCCGGGCGAGGACAAGGTATTTGTGGTGGGACATGACTGGGGTGCAATGATTGCCTGGGCTTTGTGTCTTTATCGGCCAGATAAAGTAAAGGCCTTGGTGAATATGAGTGTCCCTTTCAGTCCAAGGAATCCTAAGTTCAAACCTATCGATGGACTTCGTGCTCTCTATGGAAACGATTACTACATCATCAGATTTCAG GAACCTGGAGAAATCGAAGGTGAATTTGCGGTATGGGGTACAGATAGAGTATTAAATGATTTCTTCAATTATCGCAAACCTGCCCCCCTTtttctacccaaaggtattggGTTCGGAACCTCACCTGATGATCCTATAATCTTGCCTTCATGGATGTCCAAAGAAGATCTTGAATACTACACAAGCAAATATGAAAAAACTGGCTTCACCGGAGGTCTAAACTACTATCGAGCTTTGAACTT GAACTGGGAGCTAACTGGCCCATGGACTGGAGCTCAAGTGAAGGTACCTGTTAAGTTCATCGTGGGTGACCTTGACCTGACCTACAACTCGATGGGTGCTAGAGACTATATAGAAAAAGGAGGGTTCAAAAAAGATGTGCCTCTTTTAGACGATGTAACCGTACTGCAAGGTGTAGGTCATTTTCTTCATGAAGAAAAACCTGAAGAGATCAGCAAACATATCCATCAATTCGTAAGCAGTTATATATAA